DNA from Pseudomonadota bacterium:
CCTTACCGGCTTCATTTCCCTTAACGTCTTTAAAACATTTTCAAGGGCATCAGGGGTGTGGGCATAATCAACAAATACTGCGCAGTCCGTTTTCACCTGGATTCGCTCAAGCCTTCCCGGAATATTGTCGACTTCCTGCAATCCTTTTCTTATTTTTGTGGCATCAATACCAAGTCCGACGCCAATTCCGACGACGCCAAGGATATTTTTCAGGTTAAATTTCCCTGTCAAAGCAGAATGCAGATGAAATATCCCTCCCGGAAAAACCACATCAGCTTCAATCCCTTGCAAACCGAAATCAAAGCTGCCTGCATGAACATCCTGCCTGCCAAGACCGCAGGACATAATCCTTTTATTCTGAGCTGCCTTTCCGCCGGCGCTATTCTT
Protein-coding regions in this window:
- a CDS encoding UDP-N-acetylmuramoyl-L-alanyl-D-glutamate--2,6-diaminopimelate ligase, whose protein sequence is MSCGLGRQDVHAGSFDFGLQGIEADVVFPGGIFHLHSALTGKFNLKNILGVVGIGVGLGIDATKIRKGLQEVDNIPGRLERIQVKTDCAVFVDYAHTPDALENVLKTLREMKPVR